One Nicotiana tomentosiformis chromosome 4, ASM39032v3, whole genome shotgun sequence genomic window carries:
- the LOC138909850 gene encoding uncharacterized protein, whose protein sequence is MADHSIKRPVEIVDDVLVKVGKFLLPADFFILDCAIDKEITIILGRPFLATGRALMESERNEIKIWFNDEEVTFQASEECLASPIFKLFEKDAKFVFDEKCLKAFEELKARITTTPIIVTPDWPLPFELMYDASGMAIGAVLGKWHNKILHHIYYASKTLNGGQMNYTVTEQNCLPLSMLSKYFGVYLLGSNVIVYTNHDALHYLMAKKDAKPRLIRWVLLLQEFNFEVKDRKGKENADHLSRLEEAGRPKEDLEINDALPDEHLLAISSALTPWYADIANFLVNAVALTNNEARSVIAFLKKNIFTRFGTPRAILSDVVLTFATKILPGYSRNMQLSTRWPPLIILSQAVKLKSPIERSKTVNANMTEWSKKLDDALWAYRTTFKTSISISPYWLVFSKACHTPVELEHKAIWASKKLHLEWAEAANLRMTQLKEMEEFCFHTYENAAVYK, encoded by the exons atggccgacCATTCGATAAAGCGACCGGTGGAGATAGTGGATGATGTGCTTGTGAAAGTGGGGAAGTTTCTCCTCCCCGCCGACttttttattcttgattgtgcTATTGATAAAGAGATTACTATCATATTGGGGAGACCATTCCTTGCTACCGGGAGAGCACTCATGGAATCGGAAAGAAATGAGATTAAAATCTGGTTTAATGATGAAGAAGTTACCTTTCAAGCAAGTGAGG AATGCCTTGCAAGTCCTATATTCAAGCTCTTTGAAAAGGACGCTAAATTTGTGTTTGATGAGAAGTGCCTCaaagcttttgaggaattgaaagcaaggatCACCACGACACCTATTATTGTCACACCCGATTGGCCTCTTCCATTTGAACTCATGTATGACGCCAGTGGTATGGCTATTGGGGCAGTACTTGGTAAATGGCACAACAAGATTCTTCATCATATCTACTATGCAAGCAAGACACTAAATGGCGGACAAATGAATTACACCGTAACTGAGCAAAACTGCTTGCCATTGTCTATGCTTTCAAAATATTTCGGGGTCTATTTGTTGGGATCCAATGTGATAGTCTACACCAATCATGATGCTCTCCACTACCTTATGGCTAAGAAAGATGCTAAACCGAGATTGATTCGGTGGGTTCTTTTGTTACAAGAGTTTAACTTTGAAGTCAAAGATCGGAAAGGAAAAGAGAATGCGGATCACTTATCTAGACTTGAAGAGGCAGGGAGACCAAAAGAAGATCTTGAAATTAATGATGCCTTACCAGATGAACACCTTTTGGCAATATCTAGCGCATTAACTCCTTGGTATGCCGACATCGCTAACTTCTTG GTCAATGCAGTTGCCTTGACAAACAATGAGGCGAGGAGTGTAATTGCCTTCTTAAAGAAGAACATATTTACTCGATTTGGGACCCCAAGGGCCATTCTCAGTGATGTGGTTCTAACATTTGCAACAAAGATTTTGCCAGGCTACTCCAGAAATATGCAGTTAAGCACAAGGTGGCCACCCCTTATCATCCTCAGTCAAGCggtcaagttgaagtctccaatagAGAGATCAAAAACTGTTAATGCAAACATGACCGAATGGTCAAAGAAGTTAGATGATGCGTTGTGGGCTTATCGAACAACATTTAAGACATCCATCAGCATCTCACCTTATTGGTTGGTTTTTAGTAAGGCTTGTCACACGCCAgtggagcttgaacacaaagccatATGGGCGTCGAAAAAGTTACATCTTGAGTGGGCCGAAGCTGCTAATCTAAGGATGACACAACTCAAAGAGATGGAAGAGTTCTGTTTCCATACCTATGAGAATGCAGCCGTGTATAAATAA